A single Bacteroidota bacterium DNA region contains:
- a CDS encoding PAS domain-containing protein, whose amino-acid sequence MSNEEMDFTDAQMLRMKAEEQLKEKQKKIDKSVMETDVKKLLHELQVHQIELEMQNEELRQAYETAETALKKYTMLYDLAPMGYFTLDSDGSICDLNFTGAEMLGDKRVSLINSNFKLFVSEDSKPVFNNFFRKIYASNAKESCEVMLGYDNNPLCFVYMEGIVTGDDRKCLLSVVDISGFKKQSNP is encoded by the coding sequence ATGAGTAACGAAGAAATGGATTTTACAGATGCACAAATGCTGCGCATGAAAGCTGAAGAACAACTGAAAGAGAAGCAAAAAAAAATAGACAAGTCGGTTATGGAAACTGACGTGAAAAAGCTCCTGCACGAACTGCAGGTGCACCAGATAGAATTAGAAATGCAGAACGAAGAGTTGCGCCAGGCATATGAAACGGCAGAAACAGCCCTTAAAAAATACACCATGTTGTACGATTTAGCCCCAATGGGCTATTTTACACTCGATTCCGATGGCAGTATCTGCGATCTGAACTTCACTGGCGCCGAAATGCTTGGCGATAAACGCGTTAGTTTGATAAACAGCAACTTTAAGCTATTCGTTTCCGAAGATTCGAAGCCTGTATTTAACAATTTTTTCAGAAAAATTTATGCCAGTAATGCTAAAGAATCGTGCGAAGTGATGCTTGGTTATGACAATAATCCTTTGTGCTTTGTTTATATGGAAGGCATAGTTACAGGCGATGACCGGAAATGCCTTTTGTCGGTAGTTGATATTTCAGGCTTCAAAAAGCAGAGCAATCCTTAA